In Chitinispirillales bacterium, a single window of DNA contains:
- a CDS encoding caspase family protein: protein MKKSLCIGIDNYKTSPLSGCINDATCISELLKRNGDGSTNFEVKFEKDVSSTSNMKELIVDLFNGDCDTVLFYFSGHGFLNEFGGYIVTPDFKKYDEGVPMDYILNVANKSKIKNKIIILDCCHSGAMGNTDVSDNKSSLSEGLSILTACRNTELAEEINGHGVFTNLLLEALKGGAADLRGNISPGGIYSFIDRSLGAWYQRPVFKTNVTRFVSLRTVMPQVPDDILRSIIEYFPNPTDEFPLNPSFEDTNSLNVEHEVIEPYANIENTKIFKKLQKLQSVGLVVPVEADFMYFAAMESRSCKLTPLGHHYWNLAKEDRI from the coding sequence ATGAAAAAGTCTCTTTGTATAGGCATTGATAATTATAAAACTTCTCCATTATCTGGATGTATAAACGATGCAACTTGTATTTCTGAGTTGCTTAAAAGAAACGGTGATGGTTCTACAAACTTTGAAGTGAAGTTTGAGAAAGATGTTTCTTCAACATCAAATATGAAAGAATTAATTGTTGATTTATTTAACGGAGATTGTGATACCGTTTTATTTTATTTTTCCGGTCATGGATTCCTAAATGAATTCGGCGGGTATATAGTGACACCTGATTTTAAAAAATACGATGAAGGTGTTCCAATGGATTATATTTTAAATGTTGCCAATAAATCGAAAATTAAAAATAAAATCATTATTCTTGATTGTTGCCATTCTGGAGCAATGGGAAATACAGATGTATCAGATAATAAATCTTCTTTGTCTGAAGGATTGTCTATTTTAACAGCTTGCAGAAATACAGAATTGGCAGAGGAAATAAACGGACACGGAGTATTTACAAACCTTTTACTTGAAGCTCTTAAAGGCGGTGCTGCTGATTTAAGAGGGAATATATCACCTGGTGGTATTTATTCGTTTATTGATAGATCGCTTGGCGCATGGTACCAACGTCCTGTGTTTAAGACAAATGTTACAAGATTTGTATCTTTACGTACTGTAATGCCACAAGTTCCTGATGACATTTTAAGATCAATTATAGAATATTTTCCTAATCCAACAGATGAATTTCCTCTTAATCCGTCTTTTGAAGATACGAATTCGTTGAATGTAGAACATGAAGTTATTGAACCTTATGCGAATATAGAAAATACTAAAATCTTTAAGAAACTTCAAAAATTACAAAGTGTTGGGTTAGTAGTTCCTGTTGAAGCAGATTTTATGTATTTTGCGGCAATGGAATCACGAAGTTGTAAATTGACTCCTTTAGGACATCACTATTGGAATTTAGCTAAAGAAGACAGAATATAA
- a CDS encoding phosphatidate cytidylyltransferase codes for MNEENKEKRTLKNIGKRLLFVAWAMPATLLIIYFKVNIVSAIFGDKFDDTIKPIYPATILTFILIAFAAKEYFSMLKIKFKKNWFWIGYVWIAVTMCDSINCVPLLNFSHSLYLLLILTAFEVFFVGKGKQRWQRASLFFIGVIFLYLAGNSLLQYLEPAFVNIWYFPIDNQYIASNLGLITVLCAIFFCDSAAYFVGSLLGKHHFSDISPKKTIEGCIGGFLLSVIVMTTVFGFFRNPNEPVWLGILLGVTIGIFAQVGDLFVSLTKRYFAVKDSSDLIPGHGGILDRFDSVFFVSPFIHIIITLVHKLGA; via the coding sequence GCGTGGGCGATGCCGGCTACCCTTCTTATCATATATTTTAAGGTAAATATTGTTTCGGCGATTTTCGGCGATAAATTTGACGACACGATTAAACCGATTTATCCGGCAACCATTCTTACGTTTATCCTGATAGCTTTCGCGGCTAAGGAATATTTTTCTATGCTGAAAATAAAATTCAAAAAAAATTGGTTTTGGATAGGATACGTTTGGATTGCCGTAACCATGTGCGATTCGATAAATTGCGTACCGTTACTTAATTTTTCACATTCACTTTATCTGCTTCTAATTTTGACGGCGTTTGAAGTGTTTTTTGTCGGAAAGGGCAAGCAAAGATGGCAGCGTGCAAGTTTGTTTTTCATCGGAGTAATATTTTTATATCTCGCGGGAAATTCGCTGTTGCAATACCTTGAGCCGGCGTTTGTAAATATATGGTATTTCCCTATAGACAATCAATACATCGCATCAAATTTGGGTTTGATAACGGTGTTGTGTGCGATATTTTTTTGCGATTCCGCAGCGTATTTCGTTGGTTCGCTTTTAGGCAAGCACCATTTCAGCGATATTTCGCCCAAAAAAACCATTGAAGGTTGTATAGGCGGATTTTTATTGTCGGTAATTGTCATGACAACGGTTTTCGGTTTTTTTAGAAATCCGAACGAACCTGTTTGGCTCGGTATTTTACTTGGCGTTACGATTGGAATTTTTGCGCAAGTCGGCGATTTGTTCGTTTCACTGACAAAACGATATTTTGCGGTTAAAGATTCTTCCGACTTGATTCCCGGACACGGCGGAATTTTAGATAGATTTGATTCCGTATTTTTCGTTTCGCCTTTCATTCACATAATAATAACACTTGTACATAAATTAGGCGCTTAA
- a CDS encoding TIR domain-containing protein, whose amino-acid sequence MADPRVFISFDFDHNETEKKLFIGQTRNSRTPFSIEDWSSKSSLSQSQWEQTIAAKINKCNILIVLVGRTMASATGVAKEISFAKAADVPIFGVYVDDANSSSNLPDGLQRNRTISWEWEKIANAIDQTMREGKNRD is encoded by the coding sequence ATGGCAGATCCCAGAGTATTTATTAGTTTTGATTTTGATCACAATGAAACAGAGAAAAAACTTTTTATCGGTCAAACAAGAAATTCACGAACTCCTTTTAGTATTGAAGATTGGTCTTCAAAATCATCTTTGTCACAATCTCAGTGGGAACAAACTATAGCAGCTAAGATAAATAAATGTAATATTTTAATTGTCTTGGTTGGAAGAACAATGGCAAGTGCTACTGGCGTTGCTAAAGAAATATCATTTGCTAAAGCAGCAGATGTACCTATCTTTGGGGTATATGTTGATGATGCAAATTCAAGTAGCAATCTTCCCGATGGGCTTCAACGGAATCGGACAATTTCGTGGGAATGGGAAAAAATAGCAAATGCGATTGACCAAACTATGCGAGAAGGGAAGAATAGGGATTAA